The proteins below come from a single Candidatus Chlamydia sanziniae genomic window:
- a CDS encoding STAS domain-containing protein has product MDFSTKKYGDILVIYLRGSLDAVSVPNAERFLEQFMHQEHSKLVFNLKEVSYISSAGIRLFLSMFKVVQNLQGKLCLCCVQESVGEVMRIAGLDQMLLLCQTEQECFSKF; this is encoded by the coding sequence ATGGATTTTTCAACAAAGAAATACGGAGATATCCTTGTCATTTACTTACGAGGTTCTCTAGATGCTGTTTCTGTCCCAAATGCTGAGAGATTTTTAGAGCAATTTATGCATCAAGAACATTCTAAATTAGTTTTTAATTTGAAAGAGGTCTCTTATATAAGTAGTGCGGGCATTCGGCTATTTTTATCTATGTTTAAAGTAGTGCAAAACTTACAAGGGAAGCTCTGCCTCTGTTGTGTTCAGGAATCCGTAGGCGAAGTTATGCGAATCGCAGGATTGGACCAGATGTTATTATTATGTCAAACGGAACAGGAATGTTTTAGTAAATTTTAG
- the cutA gene encoding divalent-cation tolerance protein CutA has product MKPVLILTQLPSQEQALALATTLITSHLAACVHIFPKGQSVYLWEGELQISEEYHVQIKTTQRSFPGVSSAIKLHCEYEVPEILLFFLEDGDKDYLHWLCKQSNAGE; this is encoded by the coding sequence ATGAAACCTGTACTTATTCTTACACAATTACCTTCGCAAGAGCAAGCCCTAGCCCTAGCAACTACATTAATCACATCTCACCTAGCAGCTTGTGTTCATATTTTCCCTAAAGGACAATCGGTATACTTATGGGAAGGAGAGTTACAGATTTCTGAAGAATATCATGTGCAAATTAAAACCACGCAACGGTCTTTTCCTGGGGTCTCTTCTGCGATTAAGCTCCATTGTGAATATGAGGTCCCTGAAATTCTTCTTTTCTTCCTTGAAGATGGCGATAAAGACTATTTGCATTGGCTATGCAAACAAAGTAATGCTGGAGAATAA
- the rsfS gene encoding ribosome silencing factor, whose protein sequence is MELFCFNLLKVIIKAIDKKKGKNAIVLDVRAISGLTDYFVFAEGNVAAHVKALAETIIQELKEQSLSPLHVEGLIHSDWVVIDYGFIIIHIFISTVREKYRLEELWKDGSTIISKLLAS, encoded by the coding sequence ATGGAGTTGTTTTGTTTTAATTTATTGAAAGTAATTATTAAGGCTATTGATAAAAAGAAAGGGAAAAACGCGATAGTCTTAGACGTACGTGCCATTTCAGGGCTTACCGATTATTTCGTATTTGCTGAAGGGAATGTAGCCGCTCATGTTAAAGCTTTAGCTGAAACAATAATTCAAGAATTAAAGGAACAAAGTCTCAGTCCTCTCCATGTGGAAGGACTCATCCATAGCGATTGGGTAGTTATAGATTATGGATTCATCATTATTCATATATTTATCTCCACAGTTCGAGAAAAGTATCGTTTGGAAGAGTTATGGAAAGACGGTTCTACTATCATATCCAAACTTCTAGCTTCTTGA
- a CDS encoding bis(5'-nucleosyl)-tetraphosphatase encodes MIKTKYEYSFGIIPIKFFGTPDKSTLRACFICHTRGKHWGFPKGHPEDREGPQEAAERELVEETGLSIVNFFPKVLVDQYSFDNENQDFIRKEVTYFLAEVRGDVHTDPQEICDSQWLSLQEGARLLNFPELRQLTLEADKFINNYLLSF; translated from the coding sequence ATGATTAAGACAAAGTATGAATATTCTTTTGGTATTATTCCGATAAAATTTTTCGGTACTCCCGATAAAAGTACACTGCGAGCTTGTTTCATTTGCCATACTCGAGGTAAACATTGGGGGTTTCCCAAAGGACATCCTGAAGATAGGGAAGGACCTCAAGAAGCAGCAGAACGTGAATTAGTTGAAGAAACAGGATTGAGCATTGTCAACTTCTTCCCCAAAGTTCTTGTAGATCAGTATTCATTTGATAATGAAAACCAAGATTTTATTCGTAAGGAAGTCACATATTTCCTTGCCGAAGTTCGCGGTGACGTCCATACAGATCCTCAAGAAATTTGTGATAGTCAGTGGCTATCTTTACAAGAAGGCGCTCGATTACTAAACTTCCCTGAATTACGACAACTCACTTTGGAAGCAGATAAATTTATAAATAACTATCTGCTTTCCTTTTAA
- the fabF gene encoding beta-ketoacyl-ACP synthase II yields the protein MNKKRVVVTGLGVVSCFGNEIDAFYENLLAGISGVRAITTFPCDEQATRFAAWVPEFNSEPYLDKKQARRVDPFITFAVVAAKKAIAMSQWDKEHLPADPLRCGVVIGSGMGGLSTLDEGMEKLLISHRKISPFFIPYIITNMAPALIAIDYGLMGPNYSISTACATSNFCIEAAYQHLISGRADVIICGGTEAAVNRIGLEGFIANRALSVRNDAPERASRPWDRDRDGFVLGEGAGVLVLETLENALRRDAPIFAEVLGSYVTCDAFHITAPRDDGEGITACVLGALESSGIPKERVNYINAHGTSTPLGDISEALAMKKVFGNHVKNLRMNSTKSLIGHCLGGAGGVEAIVTIQAILSGKLHPTINLEHPIAEIDDFDVVANKAQDWDIDVAMSNSFGFGGHNSTVLFSRYTP from the coding sequence ATGAACAAAAAGCGTGTCGTAGTTACAGGACTTGGTGTTGTATCTTGTTTTGGCAATGAAATAGATGCATTTTATGAGAATTTACTCGCTGGTATAAGTGGTGTACGTGCAATTACGACTTTTCCTTGTGACGAGCAAGCCACACGCTTTGCTGCATGGGTCCCTGAATTTAATTCTGAGCCTTACTTAGACAAAAAGCAAGCCCGACGTGTAGATCCTTTCATTACCTTTGCTGTGGTTGCTGCCAAAAAAGCAATAGCTATGTCTCAATGGGACAAGGAGCATCTTCCTGCAGATCCTTTGCGTTGTGGAGTAGTGATCGGCTCTGGAATGGGTGGGTTATCTACTTTAGATGAAGGCATGGAAAAGCTCCTTATTTCTCACAGGAAAATCTCCCCCTTTTTCATACCTTATATCATCACAAACATGGCCCCAGCTCTAATTGCCATAGACTATGGTTTAATGGGACCGAACTATTCCATCTCTACAGCATGTGCAACATCAAATTTTTGTATAGAAGCTGCTTATCAGCATTTAATCTCGGGTCGAGCTGATGTCATCATCTGTGGGGGAACTGAGGCTGCTGTAAATCGTATAGGATTAGAAGGATTTATTGCTAATCGAGCCTTATCAGTAAGAAATGATGCACCTGAGCGGGCTTCGCGTCCTTGGGATAGAGATAGAGATGGATTTGTCCTCGGAGAAGGAGCAGGAGTTTTAGTTTTAGAAACACTGGAGAATGCTTTACGTCGCGATGCACCTATTTTTGCTGAAGTGCTCGGTAGCTATGTCACATGTGATGCTTTTCATATTACCGCCCCTAGAGATGATGGAGAAGGGATTACCGCATGTGTGCTTGGAGCACTAGAGAGCTCTGGCATTCCTAAAGAACGAGTAAATTATATTAATGCTCATGGGACATCTACTCCCTTAGGGGATATTTCAGAGGCCTTAGCTATGAAAAAAGTTTTCGGTAACCATGTAAAAAATTTACGTATGAATTCTACCAAATCTTTAATTGGCCATTGTTTGGGAGGTGCAGGAGGTGTTGAGGCAATTGTCACAATTCAAGCAATACTCTCTGGTAAGCTCCATCCTACAATTAATTTAGAACACCCGATCGCAGAAATTGATGACTTTGATGTAGTTGCAAATAAAGCGCAAGATTGGGATATTGATGTTGCCATGTCCAATTCTTTTGGTTTTGGTGGACATAATTCAACTGTATTGTTCTCGAGGTACACACCCTAA
- a CDS encoding cell division protein FtsQ, with protein sequence MVRSFLKMLVSPGPRHSFFYVTMFILISVLLCIPTFCWLFFPEISLLSKPHPIPIKNLFIVSSNPTKISGIIISELLGLSADVPTFLHEFSTKQAEATLHNLGIFSSVTVKKFPDNKGLIISYTLNTPIAYVANQSNTLFNLEGNRFPCQPFFQMLTLPRVFFPIEDLLVPLLPAAKISLVASLLQELARDSLAIIDLSTADDYPGEIIVTLASGSLLRLPRHALKPALDFYKDTKKSLPIDTQEQYIYDLRFSNFLLLKKL encoded by the coding sequence ATGGTAAGAAGCTTTCTAAAAATGCTTGTCTCTCCTGGTCCCCGGCATTCTTTTTTTTATGTCACTATGTTTATCCTTATTAGTGTATTACTTTGCATTCCGACGTTTTGTTGGTTATTCTTTCCTGAAATTTCTTTGTTATCCAAACCCCACCCCATTCCAATTAAAAACTTGTTCATCGTGTCATCTAATCCCACGAAAATTTCTGGCATCATCATTTCAGAGCTTTTAGGGCTTTCTGCGGATGTTCCAACCTTTCTTCATGAATTTTCCACTAAGCAAGCCGAGGCTACTTTACACAACCTAGGTATTTTTTCTTCCGTTACTGTAAAAAAATTTCCTGACAATAAAGGTCTTATCATTTCCTATACGTTGAATACTCCGATAGCTTATGTTGCCAATCAATCAAATACATTATTTAATCTTGAAGGCAATCGCTTTCCTTGTCAGCCTTTTTTCCAAATGCTTACTCTACCTCGAGTCTTTTTCCCCATAGAAGATCTTCTTGTTCCCTTACTCCCAGCAGCAAAGATATCTCTTGTTGCGTCTCTTCTTCAAGAACTTGCAAGAGATAGCCTTGCAATTATTGATCTATCCACAGCCGATGACTATCCTGGAGAAATTATAGTCACACTTGCCTCGGGCAGTCTTTTACGTTTGCCTCGGCATGCTTTAAAACCTGCCTTAGATTTCTATAAGGATACAAAAAAAAGTTTGCCGATAGATACTCAAGAACAATATATTTATGATTTACGTTTTTCTAATTTCTTATTACTAAAAAAATTATGA
- a CDS encoding KH domain-containing protein, giving the protein MEEFVAYIVKNLVANPEAVEIRSIEDKANESVKLEIRVAPEDIGKIIGRRGNTIHALRTILRRVCSRLKKKVQIDLIQPEDGHAIPCADSCLDDLDMPRQCCQDTYNSEAEEPPVTVHHRCGCHHHCSSKE; this is encoded by the coding sequence ATGGAAGAGTTTGTAGCATATATTGTTAAGAATTTAGTTGCCAATCCTGAAGCTGTTGAAATTCGTTCTATCGAAGATAAAGCTAATGAATCTGTCAAATTAGAAATTCGCGTAGCTCCTGAAGATATCGGAAAAATTATAGGAAGAAGGGGCAATACAATACACGCGTTAAGAACCATCCTTCGGCGTGTATGTTCTAGATTAAAAAAGAAAGTGCAGATTGATTTGATTCAGCCTGAAGATGGTCATGCTATACCGTGTGCGGATTCTTGTCTAGATGATCTTGATATGCCTAGGCAATGCTGTCAGGACACGTACAATTCCGAAGCTGAAGAACCTCCTGTTACAGTTCATCATCGGTGTGGATGTCATCATCACTGTAGTTCTAAAGAGTAA
- a CDS encoding inorganic pyrophosphatase, which yields MSKKLSCVTHPWHTPVLSQDNYESLCCYIEITPQDAVKFELDKTTGLLKVDRPQKFSNFCPCLYGLLPQTYSGDISGRYSGEQIRRSNIQGDKDPLDVCVLTEKNISHGNILLQARPIGGLRIIDSGEADDKIIAILEDDLVFAEIEDISDCPGTVLDMIQHYFLTYKATPEQLIKGSPAKIEIVGIYGKKEAQKVIQLAQEDYLSYIGEATVMS from the coding sequence ATGTCTAAAAAACTCTCTTGTGTTACTCATCCTTGGCATACTCCTGTATTGAGTCAGGACAATTATGAATCCTTGTGTTGTTACATAGAAATCACTCCTCAAGATGCTGTAAAATTTGAATTAGATAAAACGACAGGACTATTAAAAGTAGATAGACCACAAAAATTTTCTAATTTTTGCCCTTGTCTTTATGGATTGCTCCCTCAGACATACTCTGGAGATATCTCTGGAAGATACAGTGGAGAACAAATCCGCCGAAGCAACATTCAAGGGGACAAGGATCCTCTAGATGTTTGTGTTCTTACAGAAAAAAATATTTCTCACGGGAATATTTTATTACAAGCTCGCCCTATAGGAGGACTCCGTATTATTGATTCTGGAGAAGCTGATGACAAGATTATCGCTATTCTTGAAGATGATTTAGTTTTTGCAGAAATTGAAGATATTTCAGATTGTCCAGGAACAGTATTAGACATGATCCAACACTACTTTTTAACTTATAAAGCTACTCCCGAGCAGTTAATTAAAGGGAGTCCTGCAAAAATAGAAATTGTAGGGATTTATGGTAAGAAAGAAGCACAAAAAGTCATTCAATTAGCTCAGGAAGATTACTTATCTTATATTGGAGAAGCTACGGTAATGAGCTGA
- the miaA gene encoding tRNA (adenosine(37)-N6)-dimethylallyltransferase MiaA: MFPFEFQTDTTSITKYDVCLDLQKLFAKLFKRTVILLAGPTGSGKTEISLLLAPMVDGEIISVDSTQVYRGMDIGTAKVSWEARQAVPHYLIDICHVQEPFNVVDFYYEATQACQNILSRNKVPILVGGSGFYFHTFLSGPPEGPAADHQIRSQLEAQVEKHGLTFLYDELTLRDPDYAQTITRNDKNKIIRGLEIIQLSGKKVSEHSWSVAPKVSTEYCYRAWFLSPSKELLQHNIQSRCETMLKTGLLDEVKNLLFQGIRENSSAAKAIGYREWIEFIDKGEPEEFYSLVKQRFMSNSWQYTKKQRTWFKRYPIFRELPLTNLSAEAIAEKIAEDYLLHS, encoded by the coding sequence ATGTTTCCTTTTGAATTTCAAACGGACACCACCTCTATTACTAAATATGATGTTTGCCTTGATCTTCAAAAACTTTTTGCGAAATTGTTTAAGCGTACGGTCATTTTGCTGGCTGGACCTACAGGATCGGGGAAAACAGAAATTTCCCTCTTGCTTGCTCCAATGGTTGATGGGGAAATAATTTCAGTAGATTCTACTCAAGTCTATCGAGGGATGGACATTGGTACTGCTAAAGTTTCCTGGGAAGCAAGACAAGCTGTGCCTCATTACCTAATTGATATTTGTCATGTCCAAGAGCCATTTAATGTTGTCGATTTCTATTATGAAGCGACTCAAGCGTGTCAAAATATTTTATCACGAAATAAAGTGCCAATTTTAGTCGGAGGCTCTGGTTTTTACTTCCATACCTTCCTTTCAGGACCTCCGGAAGGCCCTGCAGCAGATCACCAGATACGCAGTCAGTTAGAAGCACAAGTAGAAAAACATGGGCTTACTTTTCTCTATGATGAGTTAACCCTCAGAGATCCAGATTATGCCCAGACTATTACGAGAAATGATAAAAATAAAATTATTCGTGGCTTAGAAATCATCCAGTTGTCAGGAAAGAAAGTAAGCGAACATTCATGGAGCGTAGCTCCTAAAGTATCCACAGAGTATTGCTACCGCGCTTGGTTTCTTTCTCCTTCAAAAGAACTTTTGCAACACAATATCCAATCTCGTTGTGAGACCATGTTAAAAACAGGGTTATTAGATGAAGTAAAAAATTTATTATTTCAAGGGATTCGAGAAAATTCTTCAGCTGCAAAAGCAATCGGCTATCGCGAATGGATAGAATTTATAGATAAAGGAGAACCTGAAGAATTTTATTCCCTAGTCAAACAACGGTTCATGTCTAATAGTTGGCAGTATACTAAAAAACAAAGAACTTGGTTTAAACGTTATCCTATATTTCGGGAGTTGCCCCTTACGAATCTTTCTGCCGAAGCTATAGCTGAAAAAATAGCAGAAGATTATTTACTTCATAGCTGA
- a CDS encoding bifunctional UDP-N-acetylmuramate--L-alanine ligase/D-alanine--D-alanine ligase: MNMTLRYHFIGIGGIGMSALAHILLDRGCHVSGSDLHSGNVLDTLKSKGALCFVGHHESHVPDYGVVIYSSSISMDNIEYRTAVRKELQIMHRAQFLAQLMEGHTQICISGSHGKTLTTSLITAIFEEAKQDPSYAIGGIREASQNGYSGSSKIFIAEADESDGSLKYYVPHAAVITNIDNEHLSNYGGDINNLVNMVQDFAHKVTDHQKVFYNGDCPWLKDKIVGVSYGFSQECQLRIVSYSQKTWQSCFSFTFSGQTYEDVELNLAGKHNVANAAAACGIALAFDIDIRIVRRALANFVGVKRRLERKNISERFLFLEDYAHHPSEISSTLCAVRDAVGLRRIVAICQPHRFSRLQDCLHMFPKAFQDADEVILTDVYSAGETSNSTLFLPAFADQIAKCSYVRCCYVPYSDLVQYLQDYIRVHDVCISLGAGNIDTLGDTLMYFIPKKLCVAVICGGQSCEYDISILSAQHASKYISSEYYDVCYFIIDPQGQWRTGKDLLKLAKERQGYSVLSPEISQALAQVDFIVPILHGPFGEDGKIQGFFEILGKPYSGPSLPPAAISMDKLLTKRIASAVGVPVVPCQPLNLSTWKQSPEAFIKNVIETFTFPMVVKTAHLGSSLGIFLVHNEQELQKQLSEAFLYDTDVFVEESRLGSREIEVSCIGDSTIQYYIAEPHERCGAHGFIDYQEKYGWNGSVCPTISFNVELPEESLSLVKELTERVYRAIQGKGSARIDFFLDEEGKFWLSEINPIPGMTACSPFLEAFVQMGWTQEQLMHYFIIEGLYRFNKQQALQTLFYQHKELIEKS, encoded by the coding sequence ATGAATATGACCCTCCGTTATCACTTTATTGGTATAGGTGGCATAGGAATGAGTGCTTTAGCACATATTCTTCTTGATCGTGGATGTCATGTGTCAGGAAGCGATCTTCATTCTGGAAATGTTCTAGATACTCTTAAAAGTAAAGGGGCCCTATGCTTCGTAGGCCACCATGAAAGTCATGTACCTGATTATGGTGTGGTGATCTATAGTTCTAGCATCTCTATGGATAATATTGAATATCGCACAGCTGTAAGGAAAGAACTTCAAATTATGCACAGAGCACAGTTTCTGGCTCAGCTTATGGAAGGACATACGCAAATTTGTATATCTGGGAGTCATGGAAAAACATTAACCACATCCTTAATCACGGCAATTTTTGAAGAAGCAAAACAAGATCCATCGTATGCTATAGGGGGAATAAGAGAAGCTTCACAAAACGGCTATTCTGGATCTTCGAAGATCTTTATAGCAGAAGCTGATGAAAGTGATGGATCTTTAAAATATTACGTTCCTCATGCTGCGGTTATTACTAATATAGATAATGAGCATCTCAGCAATTACGGCGGAGATATAAACAACCTTGTAAACATGGTTCAGGATTTCGCTCACAAAGTGACTGACCATCAAAAAGTTTTCTATAATGGTGATTGTCCATGGTTAAAAGATAAAATTGTAGGAGTCTCTTATGGGTTTTCTCAGGAATGTCAGTTACGAATAGTTTCTTATAGTCAAAAGACATGGCAGTCGTGTTTTTCTTTTACTTTTTCAGGACAGACGTACGAAGATGTCGAACTTAATCTAGCAGGGAAGCATAATGTTGCCAATGCAGCAGCAGCATGTGGAATTGCCCTAGCTTTTGATATAGACATACGTATTGTTCGTAGAGCTTTAGCTAATTTTGTAGGTGTAAAGCGTCGTTTAGAAAGAAAAAATATTTCCGAGCGTTTCCTTTTTCTTGAAGATTATGCTCATCATCCTTCAGAAATCTCAAGTACCTTATGCGCAGTGCGAGATGCCGTAGGATTGCGTAGAATAGTTGCTATTTGTCAGCCTCACAGATTTTCTCGTTTGCAAGATTGTTTACACATGTTCCCTAAAGCTTTTCAAGATGCTGACGAGGTAATTCTTACCGATGTTTATAGTGCTGGTGAGACTTCTAACAGTACCTTATTCTTACCTGCTTTTGCTGATCAGATTGCTAAATGCTCCTATGTACGTTGTTGTTATGTGCCTTATAGTGATTTGGTGCAATATCTACAGGATTACATTCGTGTTCATGATGTCTGTATTTCTTTAGGAGCTGGAAATATCGATACCTTAGGGGATACCTTAATGTACTTCATACCTAAAAAACTTTGTGTTGCAGTAATTTGTGGAGGACAATCTTGCGAATACGATATTTCTATACTCTCTGCGCAACATGCTTCTAAATATATTTCTTCTGAGTACTATGATGTCTGCTATTTTATTATAGATCCCCAAGGACAATGGAGAACAGGAAAAGATTTATTAAAGCTTGCTAAAGAAAGACAAGGGTATTCGGTTTTGTCCCCGGAAATTTCTCAAGCTCTCGCACAAGTGGATTTTATTGTACCTATTCTACATGGGCCTTTTGGAGAAGACGGTAAGATCCAAGGATTTTTCGAAATTTTAGGTAAGCCTTATAGTGGCCCTTCTTTGCCCCCAGCAGCGATTTCTATGGATAAATTATTAACAAAGCGTATAGCCTCCGCTGTTGGTGTTCCTGTCGTCCCCTGCCAACCTCTCAATCTATCTACGTGGAAACAGAGTCCCGAAGCCTTTATAAAAAATGTTATAGAAACTTTTACTTTCCCTATGGTTGTAAAAACTGCCCATCTTGGATCTAGCCTTGGGATTTTTTTAGTTCATAATGAGCAAGAACTTCAAAAACAACTCTCTGAAGCTTTCCTCTATGATACGGATGTATTTGTTGAAGAAAGTCGCTTAGGATCTCGTGAAATTGAAGTTTCTTGTATTGGAGACTCTACCATTCAATATTACATTGCAGAACCTCATGAACGGTGTGGGGCTCATGGATTTATTGATTATCAAGAAAAATATGGCTGGAACGGTAGTGTTTGTCCTACAATTTCTTTTAATGTAGAACTTCCTGAAGAGTCTCTTAGCCTGGTGAAAGAACTCACAGAACGCGTTTATCGAGCTATCCAAGGAAAAGGCTCAGCACGAATAGATTTCTTTTTAGATGAAGAGGGGAAGTTTTGGCTTTCCGAAATTAATCCAATTCCAGGAATGACAGCGTGCAGTCCATTTTTAGAAGCTTTTGTGCAAATGGGATGGACTCAAGAACAACTGATGCATTATTTTATAATAGAGGGATTGTATAGATTTAATAAACAACAAGCTTTACAAACCCTCTTCTACCAACACAAAGAATTAATAGAAAAAAGCTAA
- a CDS encoding haloacid dehalogenase-like hydrolase: MRQRCIYAFDLDGTLLKGNSSWKFYRYALMQGLFPYKSVPTCLYRFLKFKLFPDLPSLYNCIVSNLLVTVPCDDLYGVAVDLVAHLNMADFYIPVLEKLDEAFGEANSQVFLFSSSPDFIVGPIAEYLGIKIWYASCYQKQSAEIVNIKKCLTGEKKAQILSFLKKINQARSHTFSDHILDLPFLMLGEEKTVVRPQGRLKKMAKKYYWNII, translated from the coding sequence ATGAGGCAACGTTGCATATACGCTTTTGATTTGGATGGCACATTGCTAAAAGGGAATAGTAGTTGGAAGTTTTATCGTTATGCACTTATGCAAGGTCTCTTTCCTTATAAAAGTGTCCCTACTTGTCTATATCGTTTTCTTAAATTTAAACTATTTCCCGACCTCCCTTCTTTATACAATTGTATTGTGAGCAATCTGTTAGTTACTGTTCCTTGTGATGACCTTTACGGTGTGGCTGTAGATTTGGTTGCGCATCTGAACATGGCAGATTTTTATATTCCTGTTTTAGAAAAACTTGACGAAGCTTTTGGAGAAGCTAATAGTCAAGTTTTTCTTTTCTCTTCCTCCCCCGACTTTATTGTTGGGCCTATAGCAGAATATTTGGGGATTAAAATTTGGTATGCTTCATGTTATCAGAAACAATCTGCTGAGATAGTAAATATTAAAAAGTGTTTAACAGGAGAAAAGAAAGCACAAATTCTTAGTTTTTTAAAAAAAATAAATCAAGCGAGGAGCCACACATTTTCAGATCATATTTTAGACCTTCCTTTTCTTATGTTGGGAGAAGAAAAAACTGTCGTACGTCCTCAAGGGAGATTAAAAAAAATGGCTAAAAAATATTACTGGAATATCATTTAA
- the mqnC gene encoding cyclic dehypoxanthinyl futalosine synthase, producing MSPYKRISFKEGLEMFISWPLDKLQCIANTIRQQRYPLNEVSYVLDANPNYTNICKVDCIFCAFYRKPKYPDAYLLSFDDFRILLQRYIKLGIKTVLLQGGVHPSLGMDYFEELTRITIQEFPTIHPHFFSAVEINHAAQVSGMSNEQALQRLWDAGQRTIPGGGAECLSERVRKILSPKKMGPDGWINFHKLAHSLGFSSTATMMFGHVETPEDILIHLNTLRDAQDMHPGFYSFIPWSYKPAHTALGSRIQVQRTDEMYYRILAIARIFLDNFDHIAASWFSEGKSTGAQALHYGADDFGGIILDESVHKCAGWSIQSSKEEVCSLIRSQGFVPIERNTFYQHVSNTVCQL from the coding sequence ATGAGTCCTTATAAAAGAATTTCTTTTAAAGAAGGACTAGAAATGTTTATTTCTTGGCCATTGGACAAACTTCAATGTATTGCGAATACTATTCGCCAACAACGCTATCCTTTAAATGAAGTCTCCTATGTTCTTGATGCCAATCCCAATTATACAAATATTTGCAAAGTAGATTGTATTTTTTGTGCGTTTTATAGAAAACCGAAATATCCGGATGCATATTTACTTTCTTTTGATGATTTTCGTATTTTATTACAGCGCTATATAAAATTGGGGATTAAGACAGTACTTTTACAGGGAGGAGTTCACCCCTCTTTAGGGATGGATTATTTTGAGGAGCTTACTCGCATTACGATTCAAGAATTTCCTACAATTCATCCTCATTTTTTTTCTGCAGTAGAAATAAATCATGCAGCTCAGGTGTCGGGGATGAGCAATGAACAAGCCTTACAACGACTTTGGGATGCAGGGCAGCGTACAATTCCTGGAGGAGGAGCGGAATGTTTATCTGAAAGAGTTCGAAAGATTCTTTCTCCAAAAAAAATGGGGCCTGATGGATGGATAAACTTTCATAAGCTTGCTCACTCTCTGGGATTTAGTAGCACAGCAACAATGATGTTTGGTCATGTGGAGACTCCTGAGGACATTCTCATACATCTCAATACACTTCGTGATGCACAAGATATGCATCCAGGATTCTATAGTTTCATTCCTTGGAGTTACAAACCCGCACATACTGCCTTAGGTTCTAGAATTCAAGTACAACGTACGGATGAAATGTACTATCGCATTTTAGCCATAGCTAGAATCTTTTTAGATAACTTTGATCATATTGCGGCTTCTTGGTTTAGTGAAGGGAAAAGTACAGGTGCGCAAGCCTTACACTATGGTGCTGATGATTTTGGGGGCATAATTTTAGATGAAAGTGTGCATAAGTGTGCAGGATGGTCTATACAAAGTTCTAAAGAAGAAGTGTGTTCCCTCATTCGTTCTCAGGGTTTTGTTCCCATTGAAAGAAATACCTTTTATCAACATGTTTCTAATACGGTTTGTCAGCTATGA